The following DNA comes from Streptomyces sp. NBC_00273.
TGGCCGGGGCCGAGGATCGTACGACTTACGCCTTCACTCCCGTGCCCCACGGTGTGCAGGCGTCACACGAGTACATCGAACGTGCCCTCGCCGATCAGGCAGCGGGTCGATCGCTCCCGTTCGCGGTGGTCAGAGCCACCGACGGGCGGGTCGTCGGTTCGACCCGGTTCCTGGAACTCGACTACTGGCAGGGGCCTCTGGTCTGGCCCGCCGTGCCCGGAGTCCCGTTCGGCGATCCGGCGACGGCGATCCCCGATGCCGCCGAGATCGGCAATACCTGGCTGTCCCCGGGCGCCCAGGGAACCGGCATCAACACCGAGGCGAAGCTGCTCATGCTCCGCCATGCCTTCGAGACCTGGGGGGTGCGGCGCATCTCGCTGCGCGCGGACGCGCGCAACGGCCGGTCGCGGGCCGCCATGGAACGTCTGGGCTTCACCTGCGAGGGGGTCCGCCGGGCCCATTCGCGGGGCCTCGACGGCGCCGTCCGCAGTACTGCCTTCTACTCGATCCTCGACGAGGAGTGGCCGGCCGTGCGGTCGATCATCGAGCTGAGGCTGTCGGCGGGCGCGCAGCGCAAGCGGCGCCGCAAGACCCTGATCCCCGCGTAACCGCGTCCAGCCGGACCACAGAACGGAAGGCGCTCCCGCCCCGGCCCTCGCCGCGGCCTCCTCAGCCGAGGAAGGCCGGGGCGAGGGCCGAGTCCATGAGCCGGGCGGGGGCGCCGCTCCCGTCGGCCGGTACGGCGTACAGGTCGGCGCCGAAGTCCCCCGGCAAGGCGTAGACGACGGTCCGGTCATCCGTCCACACCACCTGGTCGTCCACGCTGCGCTCCTCGGCGAGCGGGGTCTCGGCTCCGGAGGCCAGGTCCAGGGCGTACAGCCGCCACGGCGCTTCGGCCGGCAGGCCCGCCACGCGCTTCTTGAAGACCACCCGGGTCCCGTCCGGTGACAACGACGGGCACTCGACGTTCTCGCGCAGGGTGGTCACGGTGCGTTCGCCCAGGTCCCCGCGGACCA
Coding sequences within:
- a CDS encoding GNAT family N-acetyltransferase; its protein translation is MPVPVHLAGRTVRLEPLAPHHTEALAVAGAEDRTTYAFTPVPHGVQASHEYIERALADQAAGRSLPFAVVRATDGRVVGSTRFLELDYWQGPLVWPAVPGVPFGDPATAIPDAAEIGNTWLSPGAQGTGINTEAKLLMLRHAFETWGVRRISLRADARNGRSRAAMERLGFTCEGVRRAHSRGLDGAVRSTAFYSILDEEWPAVRSIIELRLSAGAQRKRRRKTLIPA